In the Clostridium sp. 'White wine YQ' genome, CCATAAACTGTTGGATATCCAGCTGAATCTTCCATTCCTACTCCTACCATCTCAATTGGATTTACTGGAGTTGGGGTTGGAGGAGTATCCCCTGCAGCAGTCATAGGTGTTGGAGGCATAGGAGTAGTTTCTTTTGGAACTCGTGCTGCAATTTTATAAGATATATTTTTTGTTATCCATGCATTAAACATAACAGCACTATCTCTTGTAGGATATGCCTTAACTTCAACGCTCTCATCAATATTTTGTATTTTAAATAATCTTGAAGCTACATTAGAAAGAAGGCCGCCAGTTCCCTCTTGTGGAGGTAGGGCATCGAAATCAAATACTACTTCTTTAAAAAATAGTTCTTCTTGCTCAGCAATAATAACATTGGTTTCAATTGTTTTTCTAACCATATCTTTTACTCCTTTGTTTAGTAAATTTTACTCACTTACTTATCTATATCATCAAAGCTCTTAACATCATAATTTTCATCATCATTCACAACTGTAGAATTAGTAATGTTTAAGAAATAGAAATTATAAGATATTGAAACATCTTTACTATCAACTACTGTTGTAACTACAGTATTAACTAACCCTTCTTGATTTGGTGTTTCCCCTGGTGAAGGCTCATCTATTGCTTGAATTTTATCCCTATAAGCACTCCAGCTTGGATCATTTTTATAAACATCCACCATGCCTACTGGAACGTATATTGCTAATTCTTTAGGTGTATTCAAGAAAACATTTTTGCCTAGGGTTGGCACCCTATTTCCAAAAATAATAACTTTTAAAAGGCTTTTACAATCTTTCATAGCTTCATCTGAGATATTCATTATTGATTCTGGTATAGTTATACTCTCAATTTTTTGATTCTTTACTACTCTATTTTCACTATTGCTAAATGCATTTTTACCAATTGAAACCACTGGTTTATTACTAAATTGACTAGGGATTTCTATTTCTTTAGGCATTTCTACATCAGCTTTTGCAAATATTGAATAACCTCCATCACTTCTTAATTGAAAGACGAAATATTGATCTCCTGTGGCAGCTGAAACTTCAATATTTTTTTGCACATATTTTCCCTTACTTATATTATCTTCAATTAATCTCATTAGTTTGCTACTAAAGTCATTCATAATATTTCTCCTTTGAATACTTATTTTTCTTCTCTACCTGTACAATACATCATATTCCCCTGCTACATAATATGTTACGGCAAGTGTAATTAAGCTCATAAAAAAAGAAAAGAAGTGCCACCCTCTAATGGGGTTAGCACCTCTTTTAGTCTACATATTTATAATTCTACACTATTGATAATCCACCATCTACTACAATATGCTGACCTGTTACATAACTTGATGCATCGGAAGAGAAATAAAGAATAGTTCCATTTAATTCTCCCCTTTTAGCTGGTCTATTTGCTGGGCAAAGCATATTATATTTTGTTAAGAACTCCTCTGACTTAAATAAAGTATTTTCTGTCATTTCAGATTCAAATAATCCTGGACATACAGCATTTACAGTAATTCCAAATTGAGCATAAGATGCTGCCATTCCTCTTGAAAGTCCAATTACAGCTGCTTTAGATGCATTATAAGAATGCCTTATAAATATATCATTTTTATCTGCAAGTAACGCATTAATAGAACTAATATTAACTACCTTACCGTAGTTTTGTTTTTTCATAATTGGAATTACGTATTTACTAACTAAGTAAATCCCCTTAACATTAGTATCCATACTTCTATTCCAGTCTTCCTCACTTAAAGTGTCAACTCCACCACGAACTGCTATTCCAGCATTATTAAGTAAAATATCTATCCTGCCAAATTCATTAACTGCCTTTTCTATTGCAGCTTTAACTTCTTCTTCCTTAGTCACATCGCATTTAATTGAAATTGCCTTAACTCCCAAAGCCTCTATTTCTTTTTCAAGATCCTCAAGTTTTTCTATTCTCCTTGCTAAAAGACATAAGTTAACGCCTTCCTTTGCATAAGCTAAGGCTGCATCTTTTCCGAGTCCACTTGAGGCTCCAGTAACTACAGCTATTTTACCCTTTAATTCAAACATGACCATACCTCCATAAATTTATTTCAAATTTTTGTGAACTATATATTATATATATTCCCTTTGTAAAATATAAATATTATTTATAAATATCCGAGAATTCTATTTTAATTTTTTCAACTTTAGATTGATCATTTAAATTATTATCAACCTTAGTCTCTTGTTCATCTGAAATAACCTTAGCTGGAAGATATATATTAAATTCTGTTCCTTCTCCATATATACTTTTTACTCCAATTGTTCCCCCATGCATTTCAACTAATCCTCTAACTATAGATAATCCTATTCCACTTCCTTCATGGCTTCTACTTAACAGTGGATCTATCTGCTTAAATCTTTGGAAAAGCTCCGGTATTCTTTCTTCTGGTATGCCTATTCCTGTATCTTTTACAGAAATAATTACATGATTCTCCTTATCGAATAAAGATACTTCTATACTATCTCCTGGACTAGTGAATTTAGTTGCATTAGAAATTAAGTTAAGTAAAATCCTCTCAAGTTTCGCTGGGTCAAAGGCCATAATTTTTTCTTCTACATCTGTATCAAATATTATTGTTCTTGACATGTTTTGTACATACTCAGCTGTTGATTGTGTTATATCTTCTACAACTTGTACTATATTTGCATTCATTAATTCTAAACTTACAAAACCTGAATCAATCTTGGTAACATCAATAAGATTGTTTACTAATCTCAATAATCTATAACAATTTTGTTTTATACTTCCAGTGTAACCTTTAATTTTCTTAATGTCTACTTCGTCACCACTATTAATAAATACATCAAATAGTTGAGCAGTTGAAAATATAATATTAAGTGGTGTTCTTAATTCATGAGACATATTTGCTATAAATTCTGTTTTTAACTTATCATACTGTACTGTTTTTTCAAGCAAACACTTATTTTCTGCTAGCATATTATTAAAACTATTTGAGAGAATCCCTATTTCATCTTTGCTATCTATATCACATCTTACTGATAGATCTCCTTTTCCCGCTATCTCCACGCAGTCTTTTAATTTATTTATAGGTTTTACTAAGTTATGAGCTATTATTAATGCTATAATTCCTCCTAGTATAACTATCCCTAATCCTGTTAATAGTGTGGTTTCATAAATTGATATTGCTGAAGAATTAAGTTCATCAAAATTGGCTGAAGTTACAATATACCAATGCCAAGGCTCAAAGTATTTATAATATCCTACTTTTTTTATCCCATTATATGTATACTCAATTTTCCCGCTATTATTTGTATGCATATTCTGTACAAAATCATGATTTTTCACATTTTTCCCTTTATCATAAGGGTGAACAATTACATTCCCATCTGAATCTAATATATATGCATAACCAGTTTGTCCTAATTTTATATTGCTTAAGGTTTCCTCTAGATAATCATTAATAACTTTATTTCCAATACCTATTGCCCCTATTACTTTGTTGTCTTTATCAAGCAATGGTTTCATTCTTGTTATATATGCATTATTTCGTATAACTATATCTCCGGTATATTCTTCTTTATTAAGTATCTTTTTATAAGCTAGAGAATCACTAGGTATATAAGTACCTATTATACTTTTATCTTCTTCTGAAATTGTACTTGAAACTCTAATTAATTTATTATCATAAAGTAGAAATATAGATCCAACTGTACCAGTAGATTGTTTAAGCTTATCAACTACTGTATTGTCTAATGACAATCTCTGCTTTCCAGCATACAAAACTGGCAAATTAAAATCTCCAACTTTTACAGTTTCATTATACTCTACCCTCAATGCATCAAAATCATTTAAAATAGACATGGCAAAGTTTAAATCCCCATAGGATTTTTCTGTGAGCAAATCATTTCTTACACTAAGTGTCGTACATATTGATTCTGTTAAACGCTGACTTTTTTCATTTACCTCTGTTAATACTGCCTTTTGGGATCTTTCTGCAATAAGAAATCCTAATACACTTACAGCAAATATAATTAACCCTAAATAGCTTATAATAAGCTTATACTTAATTTTCATAAAGAAAACCTTCTCCTTTGTTTGTGATTTATAAAAAATCTAATTTTAAATAAAAAATGACCGCATAATTATATCATACAATTAACTTTTTCGTATATAATTTCTCAAACATGACTTAAATCTTTATTAATTAGATATAGGGACGTTTTGTTTGTACCCTTATTACAAACAAAACGTCCCTATTCTATACATTTAAGTAGTTACTATACAATCTTTTATAAACATCTTCAAATTTATAAAATCCTGTTCCTAAAATAGCTGTGTTTACATTAGAACTATCCACACTTACTGGCGTAAGTAAAATAGATGGCACATCTACCTTACCATTATTTACTGTATCAGTTGTTTCTATTGCTTCTCCCCTCATAAATTTTATAGCTACGTCTATTGCAGTTTTTCCTAGTTGTCTTGTATCTTTAAAAACAGTCATAGATTGAGTTCCATCAATTATTCTTCTAATTGCATCTATATCTGCATCTTGCCCTGTTACAGCAACCCTTCCCGCTAAGCCTTGCTCCTTTAACGCCTCAATTGCTGCCCCTGCAATAGCATCATTAGGAGCTAAGATTGCATCTACTCTATTATTATTTGCCATTAATGATTCTTTTACTATATTATAGCCATTCTTTGGATCCCAATTATCTACTATCTTATCTGTAACTATTCTTATCTCCCCTCTACTAACTAGAGGCTGTATATATTCCATTGCTCCCCTCTTAAAAGAATTTCCCCCAGCATCACCAGAGAGAATAATATAATTACCCCTTGGAACTTTTTTTGTGAGATACTTTCCTTGAAGTTCTCCAATCATTAAATTATTAAAAGCTATAAATAAATCTACATCAGAATTTTTTATTAGTTCTTCATAAGAAATCACTTTAATACCTTCATTATGAGCATCCTTAACTAATTCAGCTTCAACTTCTGGAACCACTGGCGTTATTATTAGTAGATCCACTCCTTCTTTTATTAATTCTTCTACTTGCTCATCTTGTTTCTTTAAATTAAATTCAGAATATACTATCTTTAATAAAACATTTTGTTGCTTTGCCTCATCTTCCATGGCTTCCTTATCCCTAACCCATCTTAATTCTCTCTGATTAGGCAAAGTTACACCTATCACTTCATGCTCTCTGTGCTTACATTCATATAATATTTCTAAATACTCTATGTTTAAGCTCTCTTTATTAATATATCTAGCTATAATACTTAAATCCTCAGGTATCGATAAATACAAACCCATCACCTTTTCTCAATCACTCACTAATTATCATATTCAAGTGAAATGGCAATTGGAACATGTTCCTACAGGTTAACTATAAAAACCGTGCTAGTTTTATCTAGCACGGTTAAAACTAATCTAGCAACTAATTGCTCTTAAAGCTTGCGCTACTTTCCTTGCAAAATCTAATGGACAGTCTATAGATTCAAAATTAACATATACAAGTCTTGGAGTATCAAATAACCAACGGCTGTTAATTGAAGTAACGATTATACCAACTCTTCTAAGTGCACCAACAAAAGCATTGACCTCCTGCTGCAATAAAGGTACTTCTCCTAGATTTAGTGTTCTTCCATTCCTATCAGGATTCTCAAAAGAAAATCTTGCACCTATTGCTAAAGGTGAACGAGTTCTTCTTCCAAGTATTTCAACGTTTAAGTTTCTATTAAAGCCTACTACGCACAAGTTATTTCTATCTACAAAGATATTAGACCTCAATATTGATGCGAATCTTCTGCAAACAGTGCATTCTCTATTGCAACAGTTTAGATTTCTGTTCAACGGATCATTGTTTATAAAATTATTATTGTTTATGAAATTTTCATTGTTTATCTGGTTATCATTATTTATCAAGTTATCATTGTTTATGAAGTTATCATTGTTTATGAAGTTATCATTGTCTAAATTTGAATTTTCTTCACCAAGGTTAAAAAAGTTATCCATACACCCATCTCCTTGTCTTTTATTTATAGAGACAATTTCTTATCCCTATGTAACATGAGAGTGTGTATATACTACATAATATTCCTTAATAATTTTTTTGTGAACATATATATTAAAATATAAAAAAAAAGAGTGCATTGTCTTAAATAAATGCAATACACTCCATTATAAACAACTAGCACTTTAAGTCTAATCTAGAAACCACACTAGCATGATCTGATGGCCAAAGCCTAGTAAAAGTTCTATCTTCTTGAGCTTCACCAACTAATTCATCCTTCAGTACATTCCAATTAATATTCTTCTTAACTAAGATCAAGTCAATTCTTTCACTTAAGGTAGATAGAGCATTTAGCACATCACTATCTTGGTGGGCAGTAAATCCATTCCCAACGCCACCTACAACCCAAGTATCTGATAAACCTGCTGCTATTAAATTATTATAGGTTAATCCAACATAAGCATTTGAATTAAAGTCACCCAAAAGAATAAGAGGAAGATTTGTATTTGCTGGGCCTGCTAATAGTTCATTTGCCTGAGCAACTTGCACTTGTAAATCAAGCGGTTGAAGATGAGTATTAATGAGTCTGAACTTCTTTCCTTTAATACAAGCATTAATATATGACCAGCCCTGTAGAAGTGTAACTGTTTTCCCTCCTATTTGAACTTGAAGATTAGTTGTAAAATTAGCTTCTTGTTTACTAATAACCTCTACATCACTATCCCTACGAATTAAAATAGCATCCCTATCAATTAATCTAACTAGATTTCCTGTACTTGCAGGAAGTACAACATTTGCATTGAAGTTTTGTGCTGCAACTCTATACCTAACGCCTTTCTTTGCTAATTCATAAAGAAGAATATCTATAAAATTAAAAACAACTTTTTTTGCATTTGGAGGAATTAGCTCAACAATAACAGCTTCTTGTAAACCAATAAGATCTGGCTTCTTTAATGCTATCTGGCTAGCTATTGCCTTTGCTCTTTCTGGAAAATTGGTAGCAAGGAATTGACGATAAGCCTCTGTAACACGCTCTGGGATTTGCTGAGGTGTCGCCATAAATATAGGTGTTACGTCTTCACCTTGATAAATATTCCAAGTCATTACTGTAAGTCCTATTTTATCCAATGGAAGCATAGTTCTCCCCCCCTTTACTCCCTATATTACCTTTATATGCTTGGACACCATATTATGTGAATCTTTTTATAACACAAAAAATAAAAGACGTTTTGGGTTCAAAACGTCTCTTTTACTATTTCAATCTTATTTGTTTATTATAAATTTCATTTCCTTCTGCTTCACTTATTACCTTACTATCCACCATACTTTGTATTACTTGCTTTTGCCTTTCTCTAGCTAGTATAAAGTTATTATATGGATCATAACTACTTGGAGCATTAGGAAGTCCAGCTAGCATAGTAAGTTCTCCTGAATTTAATTCTGATGGTTTCCTTCCAAAATAGTTCTCTGAAGCCATATATAATCCATAAGCTCCATGTCCAAAATAAACTATATTAGAATATAAGGCTAAGGTTTCTTCTTTACTCATGGTATCATACACTCCAATTGCATAGATTCCCTCAAGTAGCTTCCACTGTAATTGCTTTGTTCTGCTACTTAAAAGAGTATTATGAACTAACTGCTGAGTTATTGTAGAGCCTCCTTGGACAAGCTCTCCGCTTTTGATATCTACATATACTGCTCTAGCTATCCCCTTTGGGTCAACACCTGGATTCTTTAAGAAACTTCGGTCTTCTGTAGCTATTAATGCTTTCTTATACATTTCAGGTATCTCATTATAACTTAAATACTTACTGTTATTTTCTTCTATGCTAGTATTTACATTGGCACGTATCTTATCATCAATCTTGTTTATATTAGTAAAATAAAATTTAAGTCCAAACCATCCTATGCATAAAACTACAAGTATAAAAATAAGGAATTTAAACAAAGTTAGCAGGCAGCCTCTTTTTTTACGTCTCTTTTTATCCTTTGCCATAAATCTTCCCCCCGTCATTATTATAGGGTTTTAAGTTAAGTTTCCTATAAAAAACCCTATAAGCCCTCTTACATTCCACAAACCCCTTACTTTATTATCGTAATTTTACTATTTTTCTTATCTTAAGCATATCTTTTTGAGTTAATAATATCGTAGTATGAATTTACAGTTAGGAAATAATAAATCATGTAAATAATTGTGTATGCACCTATAGTTATAATTATAGGCAATGTTAAATTTAATCTAGTGATTTTTGCCAAAAGAGTTGATGCAACTAAGCTGTGTATTATTCCTATTACTAAAGGAAGAGCAAAAACCATAAAAATCTGTTTGCTTATAGATGATTTAATTTCCTTGTTTGTGACCCCAATCTTTCTTAGGATTTCATATCTATTTTTATCATCACTAGCCTCTGATAATTGTTTAAAGAAGATTATGCTACCTGTAGCAACTAAGAATACAAGACCTAAGAATGCTCCTATAAAAATTATAAGCCCTGAATAAGTAAGCCCTGCTCTATAATCCTCATAATATGCAGAATAGTTAAAATAGCTTCCATCTGTTTTAGGTAGTTTATTATTGATTAATCTTATAAATTCATTAGTAAGCTCTTCGCTATCCTTTTTATTATCAGTAATATATCCCTTTATTCTATATAGATTGTCTTTTAAGTAATACTTATTATAAACTTCGTCTTTTACAACTACTACTCTTCTAATCATTCCTGTGTTTACAAGAGAATAGTCTTTATAGTCTTTAACTTTTAGGGTCTGCTTCTGATTATTAGTATCTATATTAATTGTCTTACCTGCATAATTGTTTTTTGTAGTAAAGTTTAAAATCTCATCGTAAATTACAACTTCATCATTACTATTTAACTCTACCATATCCTTTAATCCACGTGCACTTGCAACTTTATTATAGTTACTTTCTGATATTAAATAAAAGTTTGACGCCTGGTCTGCATCTACCCAAAATCCATGAACTTTGGCAAAGTTCATATCTACAGATGATAATATTTTATTTTTAGGATACTTTGAAATTATATCCTCTACATTTTTATCTAAGGATGTATTATTGCTTGCAAATGCATACGTAAAGGCATGATTTTTTTGCAAATTAATTGTAAGGTCATAATAGAAACTTGAAGATACCTCCATTGCAGTTAAAGTTGCTGCGCTCAATACTGCAATTATTGCTAAAGTTCTAGCACTTCCTTTGATTCTATATAAAAGCTGAGAAGTTCCTACCATGTTTATACCGCTATAGTATCTTCTCTTATTCTTCTTTGAAAGTTTAATAACTAGTAAAGTCAAGGAAGAGAAAAGTAAGAAGGTTCCTATTACAGTAAGTATTAAAGTTACTGGTATGGCAAATACACTTAAAGCCAATGGTCCTTTTGTATATAATAAATAACCTGCAGCTATAAATATAATAGCTAATGCTGATCTAATTAGAGATGCCTTTGGCTCTCTTTCCCCTTCATTTTCAGCCTTAAATAGCTCTATAAGCTTAAATTTATATATTAGTCTATAGCCGTTAATTGAAGTTAGGAGGAACAATATTGAAAATATTATAGCTGTATTTATAACAGCCTTAATAGGTATCATAAATGAAATACTTGCAGAAAAGCCCATAAGTTTAATAAGTAACATTATAAATAGCTTAGAAAGTAAGCCTCCAACAAGAATACCAGCGATAAGGGCAAGTATACCCATAACAATGTTTTCATAGAAAAGCATTCTTCCTATTTCTTTTTTTCTAATTCCAAGTAAAGAATAAAGCGCAACTTCCTTCTTTCTTTTTCTAATAAAGAAAGAATTAGAATACCAAATAAATATGGAAACAAACACTGCAACCACTATAGCTGCTGCCTTAAATACTGCTGCAAAATTCACCGAAGATCCTACAGCCTCTTGAACCTTTGTATTATATTGAATTGAGGTAAAAGTAAAGTAAATCATTATACTAAATATCATCGATACAAAGTATAAAAAGTAGTTGTAAAAATTTCTTTTTATATTTTTAAAGGCAATATCAAATAAGCCCATTAATTTCTCACTCCTTTAAATATCTAGTGTTCTTGTTTATTACATATCAGTTAAGCCGCCGCCTAAGGTCTTAAGTACATCTAAAATTTTTTGGAAGAATTCTTTTCTAGATCCTCCCCTTGCGATTTCTGTAAATAATAAACCATCCTTGATAAAGATTATTCTCTTGCAATAACTAGCTGCAAAGGCGTCATGAGTTACCATCATAATAGTAGCTTTATTATTTTCATTTAAATCACTTAAAGCTTGAAGAAGCTCAGTTGATGACTTAGAATCTAATGCTCCAGTTGGTTCATCAGCTAAGATTAATGCTGGCTTATTTATAATAGCTCTAGCTGCAGCAGTTCTTTGCTTTTGACCACCTGAGATCTCATAT is a window encoding:
- a CDS encoding leucine-rich repeat protein; its protein translation is MNDFSSKLMRLIEDNISKGKYVQKNIEVSAATGDQYFVFQLRSDGGYSIFAKADVEMPKEIEIPSQFSNKPVVSIGKNAFSNSENRVVKNQKIESITIPESIMNISDEAMKDCKSLLKVIIFGNRVPTLGKNVFLNTPKELAIYVPVGMVDVYKNDPSWSAYRDKIQAIDEPSPGETPNQEGLVNTVVTTVVDSKDVSISYNFYFLNITNSTVVNDDENYDVKSFDDIDK
- a CDS encoding SDR family NAD(P)-dependent oxidoreductase, with amino-acid sequence MFELKGKIAVVTGASSGLGKDAALAYAKEGVNLCLLARRIEKLEDLEKEIEALGVKAISIKCDVTKEEEVKAAIEKAVNEFGRIDILLNNAGIAVRGGVDTLSEEDWNRSMDTNVKGIYLVSKYVIPIMKKQNYGKVVNISSINALLADKNDIFIRHSYNASKAAVIGLSRGMAASYAQFGITVNAVCPGLFESEMTENTLFKSEEFLTKYNMLCPANRPAKRGELNGTILYFSSDASSYVTGQHIVVDGGLSIV
- a CDS encoding Cache 3/Cache 2 fusion domain-containing protein — encoded protein: MKIKYKLIISYLGLIIFAVSVLGFLIAERSQKAVLTEVNEKSQRLTESICTTLSVRNDLLTEKSYGDLNFAMSILNDFDALRVEYNETVKVGDFNLPVLYAGKQRLSLDNTVVDKLKQSTGTVGSIFLLYDNKLIRVSSTISEEDKSIIGTYIPSDSLAYKKILNKEEYTGDIVIRNNAYITRMKPLLDKDNKVIGAIGIGNKVINDYLEETLSNIKLGQTGYAYILDSDGNVIVHPYDKGKNVKNHDFVQNMHTNNSGKIEYTYNGIKKVGYYKYFEPWHWYIVTSANFDELNSSAISIYETTLLTGLGIVILGGIIALIIAHNLVKPINKLKDCVEIAGKGDLSVRCDIDSKDEIGILSNSFNNMLAENKCLLEKTVQYDKLKTEFIANMSHELRTPLNIIFSTAQLFDVFINSGDEVDIKKIKGYTGSIKQNCYRLLRLVNNLIDVTKIDSGFVSLELMNANIVQVVEDITQSTAEYVQNMSRTIIFDTDVEEKIMAFDPAKLERILLNLISNATKFTSPGDSIEVSLFDKENHVIISVKDTGIGIPEERIPELFQRFKQIDPLLSRSHEGSGIGLSIVRGLVEMHGGTIGVKSIYGEGTEFNIYLPAKVISDEQETKVDNNLNDQSKVEKIKIEFSDIYK
- a CDS encoding sugar ABC transporter substrate-binding protein, with translation MYLSIPEDLSIIARYINKESLNIEYLEILYECKHREHEVIGVTLPNQRELRWVRDKEAMEDEAKQQNVLLKIVYSEFNLKKQDEQVEELIKEGVDLLIITPVVPEVEAELVKDAHNEGIKVISYEELIKNSDVDLFIAFNNLMIGELQGKYLTKKVPRGNYIILSGDAGGNSFKRGAMEYIQPLVSRGEIRIVTDKIVDNWDPKNGYNIVKESLMANNNRVDAILAPNDAIAGAAIEALKEQGLAGRVAVTGQDADIDAIRRIIDGTQSMTVFKDTRQLGKTAIDVAIKFMRGEAIETTDTVNNGKVDVPSILLTPVSVDSSNVNTAILGTGFYKFEDVYKRLYSNYLNV
- a CDS encoding DUF1259 domain-containing protein: MDNFFNLGEENSNLDNDNFINNDNFINNDNLINNDNQINNENFINNNNFINNDPLNRNLNCCNRECTVCRRFASILRSNIFVDRNNLCVVGFNRNLNVEILGRRTRSPLAIGARFSFENPDRNGRTLNLGEVPLLQQEVNAFVGALRRVGIIVTSINSRWLFDTPRLVYVNFESIDCPLDFARKVAQALRAISC
- a CDS encoding endonuclease/exonuclease/phosphatase family protein, translating into MLPLDKIGLTVMTWNIYQGEDVTPIFMATPQQIPERVTEAYRQFLATNFPERAKAIASQIALKKPDLIGLQEAVIVELIPPNAKKVVFNFIDILLYELAKKGVRYRVAAQNFNANVVLPASTGNLVRLIDRDAILIRRDSDVEVISKQEANFTTNLQVQIGGKTVTLLQGWSYINACIKGKKFRLINTHLQPLDLQVQVAQANELLAGPANTNLPLILLGDFNSNAYVGLTYNNLIAAGLSDTWVVGGVGNGFTAHQDSDVLNALSTLSERIDLILVKKNINWNVLKDELVGEAQEDRTFTRLWPSDHASVVSRLDLKC
- a CDS encoding biosynthetic peptidoglycan transglycosylase, giving the protein MAKDKKRRKKRGCLLTLFKFLIFILVVLCIGWFGLKFYFTNINKIDDKIRANVNTSIEENNSKYLSYNEIPEMYKKALIATEDRSFLKNPGVDPKGIARAVYVDIKSGELVQGGSTITQQLVHNTLLSSRTKQLQWKLLEGIYAIGVYDTMSKEETLALYSNIVYFGHGAYGLYMASENYFGRKPSELNSGELTMLAGLPNAPSSYDPYNNFILARERQKQVIQSMVDSKVISEAEGNEIYNKQIRLK
- a CDS encoding ABC transporter permease, which encodes MGLFDIAFKNIKRNFYNYFLYFVSMIFSIMIYFTFTSIQYNTKVQEAVGSSVNFAAVFKAAAIVVAVFVSIFIWYSNSFFIRKRKKEVALYSLLGIRKKEIGRMLFYENIVMGILALIAGILVGGLLSKLFIMLLIKLMGFSASISFMIPIKAVINTAIIFSILFLLTSINGYRLIYKFKLIELFKAENEGEREPKASLIRSALAIIFIAAGYLLYTKGPLALSVFAIPVTLILTVIGTFLLFSSLTLLVIKLSKKNKRRYYSGINMVGTSQLLYRIKGSARTLAIIAVLSAATLTAMEVSSSFYYDLTINLQKNHAFTYAFASNNTSLDKNVEDIISKYPKNKILSSVDMNFAKVHGFWVDADQASNFYLISESNYNKVASARGLKDMVELNSNDEVVIYDEILNFTTKNNYAGKTINIDTNNQKQTLKVKDYKDYSLVNTGMIRRVVVVKDEVYNKYYLKDNLYRIKGYITDNKKDSEELTNEFIRLINNKLPKTDGSYFNYSAYYEDYRAGLTYSGLIIFIGAFLGLVFLVATGSIIFFKQLSEASDDKNRYEILRKIGVTNKEIKSSISKQIFMVFALPLVIGIIHSLVASTLLAKITRLNLTLPIIITIGAYTIIYMIYYFLTVNSYYDIINSKRYA